The Thermogemmata fonticola genome has a window encoding:
- a CDS encoding nucleotidyl transferase family protein, with amino-acid sequence MPELIPPHGGVPEPINRTVAVLDPPSTHEIVVSDADLSTLYRMADGALSPLTGPMTREEYDRVLEEQVIVRQGRKYAWTIPLAFPVDARVARHLNTGSKHPLVNERGQCVGVIEVHDVYPWDKKKYNHSVYGTPREDHPGARIANHDPRTYLVGGEIVALPQPKHPEYGDLILSPRETRALFQQKGWERIVAFQTRNALHRAHEYALVVGLERLTRAGYFAGAVLNPLVGETKSDDVDAATRIKTYRALIESRALGQGDIDEELWRKVGRNFHDHVLLIALDIKMFYAGPKEAVMHAIYRQNYGFTDIIIGRKHADAPYDDKTDIWDPLAAQRIFDHLPGELLIRPVKVGFAAYYKELGRVALVEDYADRGWQPVNISGTALREMLRRGEMPDPAIMRPETARVLIERYATSR; translated from the coding sequence ATGCCGGAATTGATCCCGCCCCATGGTGGTGTGCCGGAACCGATCAACCGCACTGTCGCTGTGCTCGATCCCCCATCGACTCACGAAATTGTTGTCTCGGATGCCGATCTTTCCACTCTCTACCGGATGGCGGACGGAGCCTTGTCGCCGCTGACGGGACCGATGACACGAGAAGAGTACGACCGGGTGCTGGAGGAGCAGGTGATCGTCCGCCAGGGCCGCAAGTATGCCTGGACTATTCCCTTGGCGTTTCCCGTGGATGCACGTGTCGCTCGGCATTTGAACACGGGTAGCAAGCATCCTCTCGTCAATGAGCGCGGCCAATGCGTCGGAGTTATCGAAGTCCATGATGTGTACCCGTGGGACAAGAAGAAGTACAACCACAGCGTCTATGGCACGCCGCGGGAGGACCACCCCGGCGCTCGCATTGCCAATCATGATCCTCGGACCTACCTGGTCGGAGGGGAGATTGTGGCCCTCCCCCAGCCTAAACATCCGGAATATGGGGATTTGATTCTGTCCCCGCGAGAGACCCGTGCGTTGTTCCAACAGAAGGGATGGGAACGGATCGTCGCCTTCCAGACTCGTAACGCTTTGCACCGCGCCCATGAGTATGCCCTGGTGGTGGGACTGGAGCGCCTCACCCGGGCGGGGTACTTTGCGGGGGCCGTTCTCAATCCGCTCGTGGGAGAAACCAAAAGCGATGATGTGGATGCCGCCACCCGTATCAAGACCTATCGTGCCCTGATTGAATCCCGCGCGCTCGGCCAGGGGGATATTGATGAAGAGCTGTGGCGCAAAGTCGGCCGCAATTTCCACGATCACGTCCTATTGATCGCCTTGGACATCAAGATGTTTTACGCGGGTCCGAAGGAAGCTGTCATGCATGCTATTTACCGCCAGAATTACGGCTTCACCGATATCATCATTGGCCGCAAACACGCGGACGCTCCCTACGACGACAAAACGGACATTTGGGACCCTTTGGCAGCCCAGCGGATTTTCGATCACCTCCCCGGCGAACTCCTCATTCGACCCGTGAAAGTCGGTTTCGCCGCTTATTACAAGGAACTGGGGCGCGTCGCCTTGGTGGAAGATTACGCCGATCGAGGCTGGCAACCGGTGAACATCAGTGGGACTGCTCTGCGCGAAATGCTCCGGCGCGGGGAAATGCCGGACCCCGCCATCATGCGGCCTGAAACAGCGCGGGTCCTCATCGAACGTTATGCCACCAGCCGCTGA
- a CDS encoding RrF2 family transcriptional regulator: MQPSAKAEYACVAMLELAARYPEKRPIRVADIAQRHNISDRFLVQILLALKYAGLVESVRGAAGGYTLSRPPETITLYDILQVTDPTHKPENQDGRSHLSPFFRQLQGVWLRVRQAEEQVLKQITLADLVAQCEGPQYVI, from the coding sequence ATGCAACCTTCTGCCAAAGCCGAATACGCCTGTGTCGCCATGTTGGAGTTGGCTGCCCGCTATCCGGAGAAACGCCCGATTCGCGTGGCGGACATTGCCCAACGCCATAACATTTCGGACCGCTTTTTGGTGCAAATCCTGTTGGCTCTCAAGTATGCCGGATTGGTGGAAAGTGTCCGCGGAGCTGCGGGGGGATACACGCTGAGCCGGCCTCCGGAAACCATCACCCTCTACGACATTCTGCAAGTGACTGACCCCACCCATAAACCAGAAAACCAGGATGGGCGTTCCCACCTCAGTCCGTTTTTCCGCCAGTTACAGGGTGTCTGGCTCCGGGTACGCCAGGCCGAGGAACAAGTGCTCAAACAAATCACCTTGGCGGACTTGGTCGCCCAATGTGAAGGTCCCCAGTACGTCATTTGA